The Salmo salar chromosome ssa06, Ssal_v3.1, whole genome shotgun sequence genome window below encodes:
- the fkbp1b gene encoding peptidyl-prolyl cis-trans isomerase FKBP1B isoform X2 — MKEEKQPVTVQDSHLWVNRPLPDRGMLQNGKKFDSSRDRNKPFKFKIGRQEVIKGWEEGIAQMSVGQRAKITCTPDMAYGVTGHPGVIPPNATLIFDVELLKLE; from the exons ATGAAAGAGGAGAAGCAGCCAGTTACTGTACAAGACTCACATCTCTGGGTGAACCGTCCCCTGCCTGATCGAG GTATGCTGCAAAATGGAAAGAAGTTTGACTCTTCTCGAGACAGAAACAAGCCCTTCAAGTTCAAGATCGGGCGACAGGAAGTCATCAAGGGCTGGGAGGAAGGAATCGCACAG ATGAGTGTGGGTCAGCGGGCGAAGATCACCTGTACGCCTGACATGGCTTATGGAGTCACCGGTCACCCCGGGGTCATCCCCCCTAATGCCACCCTCATCTTTGACGTTGAGCTCCTCAAGCTGGAGTGA